A stretch of the uncultured Trichococcus sp. genome encodes the following:
- a CDS encoding LacI family DNA-binding transcriptional regulator: MATLRDIAKRTGFSITTVSRVLNNDPTLSVPEETRDRIYEVATDLEYRKKVSRPLVKNVALLYWVSDMEELQDVYFKTMRTELIRQADKQNVSVTVFKRSQGIEMIPQDINGFIAVGSFNNKEITYLETLTENGVFLDSSPYSDIYDAVRPDLDYITRKAVRFFKEKGHMEIGFVGGTYVNPDTHLDEMDIRERSFRDEMQQQNMLDEAHIYIRRGFSLETGYQLMDKALKAGKKLPSAIFAASDPIAVGVLQALNEHHIRIPQDVSVLSINNISVANYVSPPLSTYAIDMKELCHTAVSLLLEQLIDKRVITKKVLLNAFLIERKST; this comes from the coding sequence ATGGCAACGTTAAGAGATATCGCTAAAAGGACAGGATTTTCGATTACAACCGTTTCACGTGTGTTGAATAATGATCCGACCCTGTCTGTTCCGGAAGAGACGCGTGATCGGATCTACGAAGTAGCGACAGATTTGGAATACCGTAAAAAAGTCTCTCGGCCACTCGTCAAAAATGTCGCGCTTTTGTATTGGGTTTCCGATATGGAAGAATTGCAGGATGTCTATTTTAAAACCATGCGTACAGAGTTGATCCGACAAGCGGATAAACAAAATGTCTCGGTGACTGTATTCAAAAGGTCCCAGGGTATCGAGATGATTCCACAAGACATCAACGGTTTCATTGCAGTGGGTTCGTTCAACAATAAGGAAATCACTTATCTTGAAACCCTGACAGAAAACGGGGTGTTTTTGGACAGCTCGCCGTATTCGGACATTTATGATGCCGTTCGTCCGGACTTGGATTATATTACCCGGAAAGCAGTCCGTTTTTTCAAGGAGAAAGGCCATATGGAAATCGGATTTGTAGGCGGTACCTATGTGAATCCCGATACCCATTTGGACGAAATGGATATACGGGAACGATCTTTCCGCGATGAGATGCAACAACAGAATATGTTGGATGAAGCGCACATCTATATCCGCAGGGGATTCTCATTGGAAACCGGGTACCAGTTGATGGATAAAGCCTTGAAGGCAGGCAAAAAACTGCCGAGTGCCATCTTTGCGGCTTCGGACCCCATTGCGGTCGGTGTGCTGCAGGCTTTGAATGAGCATCACATCCGTATTCCGCAGGATGTCAGTGTCCTCAGCATCAATAATATCTCGGTTGCAAATTATGTTTCGCCGCCGTTGAGCACATATGCCATTGATATGAAGGAACTGTGCCATACCGCAGTCTCCTTGCTGTTGGAGCAACTGATCGACAAAAGAGTCATCACCAAAAAAGTACTATTGAATGCTTTCCTGATCGAGAGGAAAAGTACCTAG
- a CDS encoding DMT family transporter: MTDRRKGQIGLIFVTMIWGSGFVVSAISLKYFSPYQILTLRFLLAFILMGALFFSQLKHAGKKTYLKGIGLGSILYLAFLFQTVGLVYTTPSKNAFLTAFNVVLVPFIGALFFRRKVTAPAIIGALLSISGIAVISLNDFKGVNFGDLLTLVCALFFALQIIFTNRFVLGENIYALTTIQMGTAAMLGVIVSLARGEFALPAAGEGYYSILYLGAISTMLAFLIQTASQQFTKETETAIILSMEAVFGMVASALFLREAITLRMLIGAALILAGVLIVELKPKKEKMNQSFGNLDIRD; this comes from the coding sequence GTGACAGACAGAAGAAAGGGACAAATCGGACTTATTTTTGTGACGATGATATGGGGGTCGGGATTCGTTGTGAGTGCCATATCATTGAAGTATTTTTCCCCCTACCAAATATTGACGCTTCGGTTTTTGTTGGCATTCATATTGATGGGAGCACTATTTTTCAGTCAGCTGAAGCATGCTGGCAAAAAGACGTATCTGAAAGGTATCGGCCTCGGAAGCATTCTTTACTTGGCTTTTTTGTTTCAAACGGTAGGGCTTGTCTATACAACACCTTCGAAGAACGCCTTTCTGACAGCTTTCAATGTCGTGTTGGTGCCGTTCATAGGCGCACTTTTTTTCAGAAGGAAAGTGACGGCACCTGCCATCATAGGCGCGTTGTTATCAATCAGCGGCATCGCCGTCATTTCCCTGAACGACTTCAAGGGTGTAAACTTCGGAGATCTGCTGACGCTCGTTTGCGCGCTATTTTTCGCCTTGCAGATCATCTTCACAAATCGGTTTGTGTTGGGTGAAAATATTTACGCATTGACCACCATCCAGATGGGGACAGCTGCTATGTTGGGAGTGATCGTATCGCTCGCAAGAGGAGAATTCGCATTGCCTGCAGCCGGGGAAGGCTATTATTCCATCTTGTATCTAGGTGCAATCAGCACGATGCTGGCTTTTTTGATCCAGACGGCTTCACAACAGTTCACCAAAGAGACCGAAACAGCGATTATCCTTTCGATGGAAGCTGTGTTCGGAATGGTCGCTTCAGCGCTTTTCCTGAGGGAAGCGATAACGCTGCGGATGCTTATCGGAGCAGCGCTGATTCTGGCGGGCGTTTTGATTGTGGAACTGAAGCCGAAGAAAGAAAAAATGAACCAGTCATTCGGGAATCTGGATATCCGGGATTGA